From the genome of Haemophilus parainfluenzae, one region includes:
- the ftsZ gene encoding cell division protein FtsZ produces MLYPEYGDFEEQTGALIKVVGVGGGGGNAVNHMVANMVQQEFNGNFLGESAIDSEEHGKIVFYAVNTDAQALRKSQVQQTVQIGGATTKGLGAGANPNVGRKAAEDDQEEIRKMLEGADMVFIAAGMGGGTGTGAAPIVAKVAKELGILTVAVVTKPFSFEGKKRMQFAELGIKDLSQYVDSMIIIPNQQIQKVLPKNATLIDAFAAANDVLRNSVMGISDMITSPGLINVDFADVRTVMSEMGQAMIGFGSAQSEPGAGRAEEAARLAIKNDLLEKVDLSNAKGILVNITSGMDLGFDEFNVVGDTVGSFASEDATIVVGTSLVPEMSNEIRVTIVATGLGDVVAAEPVVIARPQAAVQQAPVQQPVAQETIQPQPPVGLHGLDALRHNPQPEPVQEQNLQYGNLNKPLDPSRLEQLRNNPNFFNPASFGRDEK; encoded by the coding sequence ATGTTATACCCAGAGTATGGTGATTTTGAAGAGCAAACAGGTGCACTGATTAAGGTTGTCGGTGTCGGTGGAGGCGGCGGTAACGCAGTTAACCACATGGTTGCTAACATGGTGCAACAGGAATTTAATGGTAATTTCTTGGGCGAAAGTGCAATTGATAGCGAAGAACACGGTAAAATCGTATTCTATGCGGTGAATACCGATGCGCAAGCATTACGCAAAAGCCAAGTTCAACAAACTGTACAAATCGGTGGGGCAACAACGAAAGGTCTTGGAGCGGGGGCAAACCCAAATGTAGGTCGTAAAGCGGCTGAAGATGACCAAGAAGAAATCCGTAAAATGCTTGAAGGTGCAGACATGGTCTTTATCGCTGCTGGTATGGGCGGTGGTACAGGTACTGGTGCCGCACCAATCGTCGCTAAAGTTGCGAAAGAATTAGGTATTTTAACCGTTGCTGTTGTTACTAAGCCATTTAGCTTTGAAGGCAAAAAACGTATGCAATTTGCTGAATTAGGGATTAAAGATCTTTCACAATATGTGGATTCAATGATCATTATTCCTAACCAACAAATCCAAAAAGTTCTCCCGAAAAATGCAACGTTAATTGATGCTTTTGCTGCTGCAAATGACGTATTACGTAACTCTGTTATGGGCATCTCCGATATGATTACATCTCCAGGTTTAATCAACGTGGACTTCGCAGACGTAAGAACAGTTATGTCGGAAATGGGCCAAGCAATGATTGGTTTCGGTTCAGCTCAAAGTGAACCAGGCGCAGGCCGTGCAGAAGAAGCAGCACGTCTTGCAATTAAAAATGATTTATTAGAGAAAGTCGATCTTTCTAACGCTAAGGGTATCCTTGTTAATATTACCTCAGGTATGGATCTCGGCTTTGACGAATTTAACGTGGTAGGTGACACAGTAGGTAGTTTTGCATCTGAAGACGCAACTATCGTAGTGGGTACCAGTTTAGTTCCTGAAATGAGCAATGAAATTCGTGTAACGATCGTTGCAACAGGTTTAGGTGATGTTGTTGCGGCTGAGCCAGTAGTGATTGCTCGTCCTCAAGCAGCTGTACAACAAGCGCCAGTTCAACAACCTGTAGCGCAAGAAACAATTCAGCCACAACCGCCAGTTGGTTTACATGGTTTAGATGCATTAAGACATAATCCACAGCCAGAACCAGTACAGGAACAAAATCTACAATACGGTAACTTAAATAAACCGCTTGATCCAAGCCGTTTAGAACAGTTAAGAAATAATCCTAATTTCTTTAATCCGGCATCATTTGGTCGTGATGAGAAATAA
- a CDS encoding cell division protein FtsQ/DivIB, whose translation MNVIKRKNTPPTQFGRSSNGEGKFRFMLQIKLALVLLCAGLGYFVYSNWQNWLESLDGDRKITAYALVGQNEFTTYPDVQDVLLKMGSLKGFWGQDVKQIQEQLETIPWVKGAVVRKIWPNRLSIWLSEYQPVAIWNKTEFVTKEGTVFQLPMDKLKEKALPYLGGPDYQSLKVLEAWNQIFADFKAKNLLVKGVTIDDRGAWQVTLDNDIVLKLGRGDWKPKLDRFVTIYPQIEVPEGKRIDYVDLRYASASAAVGLTEK comes from the coding sequence ATGAATGTAATTAAGCGCAAAAATACACCGCCAACGCAATTTGGTCGCTCATCTAATGGAGAAGGTAAATTCCGTTTTATGCTGCAGATTAAACTTGCTTTGGTGTTACTTTGTGCGGGGTTAGGGTATTTCGTTTATTCAAACTGGCAAAATTGGCTGGAAAGCTTAGACGGTGATAGAAAAATCACTGCCTATGCATTAGTGGGCCAAAATGAATTTACTACTTATCCGGATGTGCAAGATGTATTACTCAAAATGGGTTCACTTAAGGGCTTCTGGGGACAGGACGTTAAGCAAATTCAAGAGCAGCTTGAAACAATTCCTTGGGTAAAAGGTGCGGTAGTTCGTAAAATTTGGCCAAATCGTTTAAGTATCTGGTTATCAGAATATCAGCCAGTCGCCATTTGGAACAAAACAGAGTTCGTCACAAAAGAGGGAACGGTTTTCCAATTGCCGATGGATAAGTTAAAAGAAAAAGCTTTACCTTATTTAGGTGGCCCAGATTATCAAAGCTTAAAAGTATTAGAAGCTTGGAATCAAATTTTTGCTGATTTTAAAGCGAAAAATTTGCTAGTTAAAGGTGTGACAATTGATGATCGTGGTGCGTGGCAAGTTACGTTAGATAATGATATAGTATTAAAACTTGGGCGCGGAGATTGGAAACCAAAATTAGATCGATTTGTAACGATTTATCCACAAATTGAAGTGCCTGAAGGTAAACGAATTGATTATGTAGATTTGCGCTATGCATCTGCATCAGCAGCGGTTGGATTGACAGAGAAATAA
- the ftsW gene encoding putative lipid II flippase FtsW: MEFINKIKQNYEQWARVTPQGLLYDRALFWLFVVLLLIGLVAVTSASMPYSARVFNDTFYFAKRDAVYVLLSLATCYLTLQISSSQWEKWHAKVFLLAIVLLILVLGIGTSVNGAKRWISLGILNFQPAEFAKLALTCFLASYFTRRYDEVRGKKFSAAKPFIVMGVLGIFLLAQPDLGSTVVLFVITFGMLFIVGANFWQFILLIGTGILLFVWLVLSASYRLKRFTGFLEPFKDPYGTGFQLTNSLMAFGRGEISGEGLGNSIQKLDYLPEAHTDFIMAIIGEEFGFIGILVVVILLGLLIFRAMKIGRESLMLEQRFRGFFALGISFWIFFQGFVNLGMALGMLPTKGLTFPLVSYGGSSIIIMSATVGILLRIDHENRLQRGGQARLRDD; the protein is encoded by the coding sequence ATGGAATTTATCAATAAAATTAAACAAAATTATGAACAATGGGCGAGAGTGACGCCGCAAGGGTTGCTCTATGATCGCGCATTGTTTTGGCTTTTTGTCGTGCTATTGCTGATTGGTTTGGTGGCGGTAACTTCTGCTTCGATGCCTTACAGTGCACGCGTATTTAATGATACATTCTATTTTGCTAAACGTGATGCCGTGTATGTCTTACTTTCTTTAGCAACTTGTTATTTAACTCTCCAAATTTCTTCCTCTCAATGGGAAAAGTGGCACGCAAAAGTTTTCTTATTAGCTATTGTTTTACTAATACTGGTTCTTGGCATCGGGACTTCTGTTAATGGGGCTAAACGTTGGATTTCTTTAGGAATTTTAAATTTCCAGCCTGCGGAATTTGCGAAGTTAGCTTTAACTTGTTTCCTGGCGAGCTATTTTACGCGTCGTTATGATGAAGTACGTGGTAAAAAATTCAGTGCGGCTAAGCCTTTCATTGTGATGGGCGTATTAGGGATATTCTTACTAGCTCAGCCTGACTTAGGGAGTACCGTTGTACTTTTCGTTATTACCTTTGGCATGCTTTTTATTGTCGGTGCAAATTTTTGGCAATTTATTTTGCTAATTGGTACAGGCATACTTCTCTTTGTATGGCTGGTTCTCTCTGCCTCTTATCGTTTAAAACGTTTTACCGGTTTCTTAGAGCCATTTAAAGATCCATACGGAACAGGATTCCAGCTGACTAACTCTTTGATGGCCTTTGGTCGTGGTGAAATTAGCGGAGAAGGGCTCGGTAACTCCATTCAAAAACTCGATTATCTTCCTGAGGCTCATACTGACTTTATCATGGCGATTATTGGTGAAGAGTTCGGTTTTATTGGTATTTTAGTAGTTGTGATTCTCTTAGGGTTACTGATTTTCCGAGCGATGAAAATCGGACGAGAATCACTCATGTTAGAACAACGTTTCCGTGGCTTTTTTGCTTTAGGTATTAGTTTCTGGATTTTCTTCCAAGGTTTTGTCAATCTAGGCATGGCCTTAGGGATGTTACCAACAAAAGGTTTAACCTTTCCATTAGTGAGTTACGGTGGTTCAAGTATCATTATTATGTCGGCAACCGTAGGGATTTTATTGCGTATTGACCATGAAAATAGATTACAACGTGGCGGTCAAGCGCGTTTGAGAGATGATTAG
- the ftsA gene encoding cell division protein FtsA: MAKELEPKVIVGLEVGTSKVVAVVGEVLPDGVVNVLGVGSCPSKGIDRGSITDLDAVVNSIQRAIEAAESMADCQIMSVTLAITGEHIQSLNESGFVAISENEVTQDEIDDALHTASSVKLPEGLSLLHIIPQEYAVDKQVNIKNPLGLQGVRLKANVHLIACHQDWQNNLKKAVERCGLQVDKVVFSGFAATHSVLTEDEKDLGVCLVDFGAGTMNMMVYTNGSLRFSKVIPYAGNIVTNDIAHACTVSRAEAERIKVNYASALYPARLHGDKKIEVASIGGRAPRALTKSDLSLITSARYIELLGVVKDELDKLKADLETKHIKFELIAGVVITGGGAQIEDLKDCASSVFGCQVRIGSPLNITGLTDYVNRPQYSTVVGLLQYHHQNSDNDPVDSNYGDEALGKKFWKGLKNIFNKVKSEF, encoded by the coding sequence ATGGCAAAAGAGTTGGAACCGAAAGTAATTGTAGGTCTTGAAGTTGGTACATCAAAAGTTGTTGCTGTCGTTGGGGAAGTCCTTCCTGATGGCGTAGTAAATGTACTTGGCGTGGGCAGTTGTCCATCAAAAGGGATTGATCGTGGCAGTATTACTGATTTAGATGCCGTTGTTAATTCTATCCAACGTGCCATTGAAGCAGCTGAATCAATGGCCGATTGTCAAATTATGAGCGTAACTCTTGCGATTACAGGTGAACATATTCAAAGTCTGAATGAGAGCGGCTTTGTTGCTATTTCTGAAAATGAAGTAACTCAAGATGAAATTGATGATGCTTTACATACAGCGAGTTCAGTGAAATTACCTGAGGGTCTTTCTTTATTACACATCATTCCACAAGAATATGCCGTAGATAAGCAAGTTAATATTAAAAATCCATTAGGTTTACAAGGTGTTCGTTTAAAAGCAAACGTACACTTAATTGCGTGTCACCAAGACTGGCAAAATAACTTAAAGAAAGCAGTTGAGCGTTGCGGATTACAAGTTGATAAAGTGGTGTTCTCCGGCTTTGCAGCAACACATTCTGTTTTAACTGAAGATGAAAAAGATCTTGGTGTTTGCTTAGTTGATTTCGGTGCAGGCACCATGAATATGATGGTTTATACCAATGGCTCATTGCGTTTCAGCAAGGTTATTCCTTACGCAGGAAATATTGTAACGAACGATATTGCTCATGCATGTACCGTTTCTCGTGCAGAGGCAGAGCGCATTAAAGTGAATTATGCGAGTGCATTATATCCGGCACGTTTACATGGTGATAAGAAAATTGAAGTGGCAAGTATTGGTGGTCGAGCACCACGTGCGTTAACAAAAAGTGATTTATCTTTAATCACTTCAGCAAGATATATTGAACTATTAGGCGTTGTTAAGGACGAATTAGATAAGCTCAAAGCAGATTTAGAAACCAAACATATTAAATTTGAATTAATTGCGGGTGTTGTTATCACCGGTGGTGGTGCACAGATTGAAGACTTAAAAGATTGTGCATCAAGTGTATTTGGTTGTCAGGTACGTATTGGTAGTCCATTAAATATTACGGGTTTAACAGATTATGTAAATCGCCCACAATATTCAACTGTGGTGGGATTATTACAATACCATCATCAAAATAGTGATAATGATCCTGTGGATAGTAACTATGGCGATGAAGCATTAGGCAAAAAATTCTGGAAAGGTCTTAAAAATATTTTCAATAAAGTGAAATCAGAATTTTGA
- the murC gene encoding UDP-N-acetylmuramate--L-alanine ligase encodes MKHISDEIRKIIPEMRRVQQIHFIGIGGAGMSGIAEILLNEGYDISGSDIADGVVTQRLAQAGAKIFIDHQAENVQGASVVVVSSAIHEDNPELIAAKQNRIPVIQRAQMLAEIMRFRHGIAVAGTHGKTTTTAMISMIYTQAKLDPTFVNGGLVKSAGKNAHLGASRYLIAEADESDASFLHLQPMVSVVTNIEPDHMDTYEGDFEKMKATYVKFLHNLPFYGLAVMCADDAVLMELAPQVGRQVLTYGFSEHADYRIEDYEQTGFQGHYTVVCPSGERINVLLNVPGKHNALNATAALAVAKEEGIGNEAILEALADFQGAGRRFDQLGEFIRPNGKVRLVDDYGHHPTEVGVTIKAAREGWGDKRIVMIFQPHRYSRTRDLFDDFVQVLSQVDALIMLDVYAAGETPIVGADSKALCRSIRNLGKVDPILVSDTEQLGDVLDQIIQDGDLILAQGAGSVSKISRGLAERWKA; translated from the coding sequence ATGAAACATATTTCGGACGAAATTAGAAAGATTATCCCTGAGATGCGTCGAGTTCAACAAATTCATTTCATTGGTATCGGTGGTGCCGGTATGAGTGGAATTGCCGAAATTTTATTAAATGAAGGTTATGATATCTCTGGTTCGGATATTGCAGATGGTGTTGTAACTCAGCGTCTAGCTCAAGCGGGCGCAAAAATTTTCATCGATCACCAAGCTGAAAATGTGCAAGGGGCAAGTGTAGTAGTTGTATCAAGTGCGATCCATGAAGATAACCCTGAATTAATCGCCGCAAAACAAAATCGTATTCCAGTGATTCAGCGAGCACAAATGTTGGCTGAAATTATGCGTTTCCGTCATGGTATTGCGGTAGCAGGTACCCATGGTAAAACCACTACTACAGCTATGATTTCGATGATTTATACTCAAGCGAAACTGGATCCAACTTTTGTTAATGGTGGTTTAGTTAAATCAGCCGGTAAAAATGCACATTTAGGTGCAAGCCGTTATTTAATCGCTGAAGCAGATGAAAGTGATGCCTCTTTCTTACACTTACAACCAATGGTTTCTGTGGTGACCAATATTGAACCGGATCATATGGATACCTATGAAGGTGACTTTGAGAAAATGAAAGCCACCTATGTAAAATTCTTACATAACTTGCCGTTCTATGGCTTAGCGGTGATGTGTGCTGATGATGCTGTGTTAATGGAACTAGCTCCTCAAGTTGGACGTCAAGTATTAACCTATGGTTTCAGTGAACATGCTGATTATCGTATCGAAGATTATGAACAAACGGGTTTCCAAGGTCATTACACCGTAGTTTGTCCAAGTGGTGAGCGTATTAATGTATTATTAAATGTACCGGGTAAACACAATGCGTTAAATGCAACCGCAGCACTTGCAGTCGCAAAAGAAGAAGGCATTGGCAATGAAGCGATTTTAGAAGCGCTTGCTGATTTCCAAGGTGCGGGCAGACGTTTTGACCAATTAGGCGAGTTTATTCGTCCAAATGGTAAAGTACGCTTAGTGGATGATTATGGCCATCACCCAACAGAAGTTGGCGTGACAATCAAAGCAGCACGTGAAGGCTGGGGAGATAAACGTATTGTGATGATTTTCCAACCTCACCGTTATTCACGTACTCGCGATTTATTTGATGATTTCGTGCAGGTATTATCCCAAGTGGATGCATTGATTATGTTAGATGTATATGCGGCAGGCGAAACGCCAATCGTAGGTGCAGATAGCAAAGCACTTTGTCGTTCTATTCGTAACCTAGGAAAAGTCGATCCAATTTTAGTTTCTGATACGGAACAACTTGGTGATGTATTAGATCAAATTATTCAAGATGGTGATTTAATTCTTGCCCAAGGTGCGGGAAGTGTAAGCAAAATTTCTCGTGGTTTAGCAGAGCGTTGGAAAGCATAA
- the murG gene encoding undecaprenyldiphospho-muramoylpentapeptide beta-N-acetylglucosaminyltransferase, with protein sequence MSKKLLVMAGGTGGHVFPAIAVAQTLQKEGWEICWLGTKDRMEAQLVPKHGIPIRFIQISGLRGKGIKALLGAPFAILRAVLQARKIIQEYQPNAVLGMGGYVSGPGGIAAKLCGVPVILHEQNAVAGLTNEWLAKIATRVLQAFPTAFKDAEVVGNPVRQDLFEMPSPQARFSERSGKLRVLVVGGSQGARVLNQTIPQVVARLADKLEVRHQVGKGSVESVTALYGEHADSVKITEFIDDMAEAYAWADVVICRSGALTVCELAAVGAPAIFVPFQHKDQQQYLNAKYLADVGAAKIVQQNELNADVLVDFLEKTDRETLLAMAIKAKEMSAPLAAKRVADVIVENAK encoded by the coding sequence ATGAGTAAAAAATTATTAGTTATGGCGGGTGGTACTGGTGGACATGTTTTTCCCGCCATCGCGGTTGCTCAAACCTTACAAAAAGAAGGTTGGGAAATTTGTTGGTTAGGCACCAAAGATCGCATGGAAGCACAGCTTGTACCAAAACATGGTATTCCGATTCGTTTCATTCAAATTTCAGGGTTGCGTGGTAAAGGCATTAAAGCATTACTTGGTGCCCCTTTTGCTATTTTAAGAGCAGTATTGCAAGCTCGTAAAATTATTCAAGAATATCAACCTAATGCGGTATTGGGTATGGGCGGTTATGTATCTGGCCCGGGTGGCATCGCGGCAAAACTTTGTGGCGTGCCGGTTATTTTACATGAACAAAATGCCGTAGCGGGCTTAACTAATGAATGGTTAGCAAAAATTGCGACACGTGTATTACAAGCTTTCCCAACGGCATTTAAAGATGCCGAAGTTGTAGGAAACCCGGTTCGCCAAGATTTATTTGAAATGCCATCACCACAAGCGCGTTTTTCAGAGAGAAGTGGAAAACTGAGAGTGCTTGTCGTGGGGGGAAGTCAAGGGGCTCGAGTGCTCAATCAAACGATTCCACAAGTGGTTGCGCGTTTGGCAGATAAATTAGAAGTGCGTCATCAAGTGGGTAAAGGTTCAGTTGAAAGTGTGACCGCACTTTATGGTGAACACGCAGACTCTGTTAAAATTACAGAGTTTATCGATGATATGGCGGAAGCCTACGCATGGGCAGATGTGGTAATTTGTCGCTCTGGTGCTTTAACGGTATGTGAATTGGCTGCAGTAGGTGCGCCAGCGATTTTCGTGCCATTTCAGCATAAAGATCAACAGCAATATTTAAACGCGAAATATCTTGCCGATGTAGGTGCAGCAAAAATCGTTCAGCAAAATGAATTAAATGCGGATGTGTTAGTTGATTTCTTAGAAAAAACAGATCGTGAAACTTTGTTAGCGATGGCGATTAAAGCAAAAGAAATGTCAGCACCATTAGCGGCTAAACGTGTAGCTGACGTCATCGTAGAGAATGCGAAATAA
- the murD gene encoding UDP-N-acetylmuramoyl-L-alanine--D-glutamate ligase, protein MTTLYQNKTITIIGLGKTGLSCVEYLQSQQANIRVIDTRQHPAGADKLPKNVPLHTGSLNQQWLLESDIIVISPGLAVKTPEIQTALSAGVEVIGDIELFCRAATKPIVGITGSNGKSTVTTLVYEMAKAAGIKVGMGGNIGIPALSLLNEDCDLYVLELSSFQLETTYSLKAAAATVLNVTEDHMDRYVDLEDYRQAKLRIYHNAETAVVNLEDKLTFGEGENQAKKVVSFAENQADYWLKTENGKQYLMAKEEVILPCDEATLVGRHNYMNILAATALAQAVGINLEAIRTALRQFKGLDHRFQLAHQANGVRWINDSKATNVGSTVAALAGLYVEGTLHLLLGGDGKGADFSELKDLINQPHISTYCFGRDGKQLAALSSQSHLFETMEQAISFLRPHLKSGDMVLLSPACASLDQFASFEKRGEEFTRLAKLA, encoded by the coding sequence ATGACAACTCTATATCAAAATAAAACTATCACCATCATAGGCCTCGGAAAAACAGGTCTTTCTTGCGTTGAATATCTTCAATCTCAACAAGCTAACATCCGAGTGATTGATACACGTCAACATCCAGCAGGTGCGGATAAATTACCTAAAAATGTTCCCTTACATACAGGTAGCCTAAATCAACAATGGTTACTTGAAAGCGATATTATTGTCATTAGCCCAGGGCTAGCAGTAAAAACACCTGAAATTCAGACCGCACTTTCAGCGGGTGTGGAAGTGATTGGGGATATCGAATTATTCTGTCGAGCTGCCACCAAGCCAATTGTCGGGATTACAGGCTCTAACGGTAAAAGCACTGTAACAACATTAGTCTATGAAATGGCGAAAGCTGCGGGAATAAAAGTGGGCATGGGTGGAAACATTGGCATCCCTGCGTTGTCATTATTAAATGAAGATTGCGATCTTTATGTATTAGAACTTTCCAGTTTCCAACTTGAAACCACTTATAGTTTGAAAGCGGCTGCAGCGACTGTGCTTAATGTGACTGAAGATCACATGGATCGCTATGTGGATTTAGAAGATTATCGACAAGCAAAATTACGCATTTACCACAATGCAGAAACAGCAGTAGTGAATTTAGAAGATAAACTCACTTTTGGCGAAGGTGAAAATCAGGCTAAGAAGGTGGTGTCTTTTGCTGAAAATCAAGCGGATTACTGGTTGAAAACCGAAAATGGTAAACAGTACTTAATGGCAAAAGAGGAAGTCATTTTACCTTGTGATGAAGCAACCTTGGTTGGTCGTCATAATTACATGAATATTTTAGCAGCAACGGCATTAGCGCAAGCAGTAGGCATAAATTTAGAGGCAATTCGTACCGCACTTCGTCAATTTAAAGGCTTAGATCATCGTTTCCAATTAGCGCATCAAGCGAATGGTGTTCGTTGGATTAATGATTCCAAAGCCACTAATGTAGGCAGCACCGTTGCAGCATTAGCGGGTTTATATGTTGAGGGAACGTTACACCTTTTATTAGGTGGTGATGGTAAAGGTGCAGATTTTTCTGAGTTAAAGGATTTAATCAATCAGCCTCATATTTCAACCTATTGCTTTGGTCGTGATGGCAAACAACTAGCCGCACTTTCAAGTCAAAGCCATTTGTTTGAAACTATGGAACAAGCCATTTCATTTTTACGTCCACATTTAAAATCAGGCGATATGGTGTTATTATCTCCTGCTTGTGCAAGTTTGGATCAATTTGCCTCTTTTGAAAAACGTGGCGAAGAGTTTACTCGTTTAGCAAAATTAGCTTAA
- a CDS encoding D-alanine--D-alanine ligase, which translates to MNLKQEKIAVLLGGTSAEREVSLNSGAAVLNALVSQGYNANGIDPKEYNVANLKADGFDRVFNILHGRGGEDGTMQGLLEQIGLPYTGCGVMASALTMDKMRTKMLWKAFGLPVADMEIVTKENAHELNPQAVVEKLGLPLMVKPSLEGSSVGLTKVKAVEELKSAVDYALKFDNTILIEEWLAGDELTVPVLGGEVLPAVRIVPEGEFYDYDAKYISDNTQYFCPAGLSAEREQELAKLVKRAYDVVGCRGWSRIDVMTDAQGNFRLVEVNTNPGMTSHSLFPKSASTVGISFEQLVVKILELSA; encoded by the coding sequence ATGAATTTAAAACAAGAAAAAATTGCCGTGTTGTTAGGCGGCACATCAGCTGAACGTGAAGTATCTCTTAATTCTGGTGCAGCTGTGTTAAATGCATTAGTGAGTCAAGGTTATAATGCGAACGGTATCGATCCTAAAGAATATAATGTCGCGAATTTAAAAGCAGATGGTTTTGATCGTGTCTTTAACATTTTACATGGTCGCGGTGGTGAAGATGGTACCATGCAAGGTTTATTAGAACAAATTGGTTTGCCTTACACTGGTTGTGGTGTGATGGCTTCCGCGTTAACCATGGATAAAATGCGCACTAAAATGTTATGGAAAGCCTTTGGTTTACCTGTCGCTGATATGGAGATCGTGACCAAAGAAAACGCTCACGAACTAAACCCACAAGCTGTGGTCGAAAAATTAGGTTTACCTTTGATGGTTAAGCCATCTCTTGAGGGGTCAAGTGTCGGTTTAACGAAAGTAAAAGCAGTCGAAGAATTAAAAAGTGCGGTCGATTATGCACTTAAATTTGATAACACCATTTTGATTGAAGAATGGTTGGCTGGCGATGAATTAACAGTGCCTGTTTTAGGTGGCGAAGTATTGCCTGCTGTTCGCATTGTGCCTGAAGGTGAGTTTTATGATTACGATGCGAAATATATTTCAGATAACACTCAATATTTTTGCCCTGCCGGTCTTTCAGCTGAGCGTGAGCAAGAATTAGCGAAATTAGTTAAACGTGCTTATGACGTTGTAGGATGTCGTGGCTGGAGCCGCATTGATGTGATGACTGATGCACAAGGTAATTTCCGTTTAGTCGAAGTAAACACAAATCCTGGCATGACAAGTCACAGTTTGTTCCCTAAATCAGCGTCAACAGTCGGTATTTCATTTGAACAACTCGTCGTGAAAATTTTGGAGTTGAGTGCGTAA